Below is a genomic region from Triticum dicoccoides isolate Atlit2015 ecotype Zavitan chromosome 5A, WEW_v2.0, whole genome shotgun sequence.
ataaatacacaagatcggatgagaaccagaagacgacgatccttggcgagatccttgccaaggaaatccacgagacccctggcaagatccttgccggggacgaccgtggTGCCACGgatcttgccggggcaacttgcctgacgccagtagagcgcgccacccttgagcccaagggtttccgACGAAGGTGAAGACGAGGAAGGCTTCGGTGATGAAGGTGGAGATTCATGCGGCAAGGAAGAAGAAACTGTGGGAGAGGACGACGGCGGATCTGCGACAGCGGGAGGAGGGGTAGAAATATGGCGCACGGAGGGAGGTGTATCGGGAAATGTGAGAAAAGATATGTTCTCCACAGAAAAGGTCAAGGAGGATGGACGCGGGTAGAAAGGACAAGACTCATCAAAAGCCACATCTCGGGAAATACGCATCCAATGACTGATAGGATCCCAACACCGATAACCCTTATGCTCATCGCTGTATCCTAGAAAGACACGCTCAACATACCgagcggtcagtttggtgcgttcatgTGGGGcaagaacatagcaaacacaaccaaacaaacgAAGTGCCGAATAATCAGGAGAATGGTTAGAAAGACGCTCGAAAGGAATACCACCCTGCAGAGTAGCAACTAGCTGAATTTTGACGAGATATGTGGAAGTGGAAATAGCCTCAGCCCAAAAGAGAGGCGGAAGAGAGGCAGTGGTCATCATCGCACACGTCGTCTCAAGAAGGTGACAATGCTTGCTACTGCTGAAAAGAGCTAGCAGATGCAACAACAGGGGTCGCACGACTGTCGAGGTGGCATCAAAGGGAAGACGAAGCTAGTCAAGCTCCTAGAGACAATCATGGCATCAGGGGCCAGCACCAAGCAGAGCGCCTGTGCGACGATCCTAAACAGAACATGAATTAGAGTCAAGATTGACCCtacaactagagtcaacaatcAGACTACCTGAAAAGAGCAGTATGccaagtcgaggaacatgagcaacaaAGGGAATATGAAAGGAAGATGTGCTAAGAGTGCCTTGACTAGCGATAGGGAGGTGAGTACCATCAGCAGTAAGAACATGAACAAGAGATTCGACAGGTCGAGCGGAGGTCAAAGTGGAAGAATCATAAGTCATATGGAAAGATGCTTCAGTATCAAAAATCCATGGGGATGTATTTGAATGAGGAGAAGGTGGTCTCTCAGTGCCAGAAAAGTCAGTCACAGAACGTGCAGATCCTGTCGGAGCAGAATCCAAGCTTCAAGCAGGCAGCGGAGTTGTGCAATCTCATGCGTAGACAGTGACACAACTCAAGAAGTTGAGGTAGAAACACTCGCCGGCGAAGAGCGGACACCACTACCCGTGGAAGCTGCGTGAAGAGTCGACGGAGAGCAGCAAGTCGACGTCGAGCGACATGTGAAAGCCACTGGGGGAGTCGATGTAGAGCGACCACCACCAGGTATGGCAGGAGTCAATATAGAACGACCATCATCACGTGTGGAAGCCATCAAACGAGTCGACATAGGCCGGCCATAACCACATGCAAAAGCCGCTAGAGGAGTCGACTAGAGTGGCCATAACCACGGGCGGAAGCTGCGAGAGGAGTCGACGAAGAATAGTCACAACCGCGGGCGTAAgccgtgagaggagtcggcctagaGGCGCCGCCGAACGCGGAAGCCACGAGAGCATCGGCAGAAGTCGCCTCAGGGGACGACGACACAGACGGACGAGCACCAAGCACCGAGGAAAGGCACATGTGCAAGACTGGGTCAGTGTAGGGAACACCGAAAACACTGTAAAAAATCACTGGGGAGTGGGTGAGAGACACCATGGCAGATGCTTGTTTTTTAGGGCAATAGCACAACAATCAAGCTTGGGGTCAACAGCCGAACAGAAGCCAGAAGTTGACCAATCAGCCGAATAGCATGGCAGCCCACCAGAACCCCAATCAAGTATATAGATAGATTCATGCGGGCGCAGCAGCTACCAATCCACGCGGATACACACGTATACAGACGTGAGAATAGGTCAGCAGCCGACCGAGCTGAACAGGAGTTGAGCCAGAGTCACAGAAACTGAACTGAACCGAGCCAAGCTGAACCACAGGAGCTGAGCCGGTTCGAAGCAGATCAACTGCACGTATTCGATCTGATGAGGACAGGGCGCACACCGCTACAGCAGAGGACGCCCGCGTCGATGGGGCCGGCGGCGGATGTGCTTACAGATGGAACCGAGCCAAAGGCTTGGCGGCGGGCACCCTCCGGTGAGCAAGTCAGTAGCAGCCGGGGATGCACAGGTGGCGGCCGTCAGTCGTGGCCGGAGATGCACAGGCGGCCGGGAAGACGGAGATGAACCGGCGGCCGGCACGGCGAGCAGAAGGCCGGCGACTGTCAGACGCGGGCGGAGAAGGCCGGAGATTTACATGCAGCCGGCGGTCGGACGCAGCCGGGAGATCAACGATGTACAAGCAGCCGGCGGAAGACGCCAAGGATCGATCTAGAAATCAAGAGAAGATCGAAAAAAATCGATCTGAATAGCACGAGTTGCAACTTGCGGTGGAGACTCTAAACCTGgacctgataccatgttagaagaatAGCAACTTGGTATTGTCAGGAGGCAAAAGGCAATATATACTTGTACAGGCCAAAGGCCAGAATGCAAAAGGCCAAAGGCCACCATAAATATAAGTCTAACACCACCATGCAACTTCGATCTAGCAATTCTGTCCCAGGCTATCAAGTGGGTTCTCCTCTCATCGACCTCATCACCTCACCGAAAATTCCGGATAATCTGTGTGAGCTCCTCGCATATCTCAGAATTTCATGTTGATCTGGTGCCAAAACCAAAACGCTTGCATGGTTGAACCTACCGTAGATAAGTTAAAGTTATACCAACGCTGCTGTTTCTTAAATTGGATATTTCATGCAAATGTGGTGTTTATGATCTTGCAGGGAGGAAAAGAGTGTCCGTACTATATGCGCATTGGGAGCTGCAAATTTGCCACCAACTGCAGATTTCACCATCCGGATCCTAGTAATGTGGTTTCAAGAGATCCAATGTTGGAGCATGAGAATGGCGATATTCCACAACAAAATGTTCAAGCATCTTCTCAGCTGAATGTTCCAGTATGGTCTGCTGACCAAAGGGCATTGAATGAGCACTGTGCTCCTTTTTTAGCTCCAGCATCCTCATACAGTGCGGGAATGATTCCACCTCGGGGAATGTATCCATCTCCAGAATGGAGTGGGTACCATCAGGTAAATATGCTTATATTCATTTGAAAAGGTTCCTTCCACTCAAGTGGTTACTATGTAGTCTCTTTTTTGAAAGGATAGTGGTAGGGGTGGCCCCTACATGTTGCCATGTAAATCTCAACAGGTGATATTGGCGACTGTTGCAGGTTGCTTTTCGCTTGAGTTTAGAAAACGTAACATTTAGCAGACTTAAGACCTTTGTATCGGACTATCGGTACTGTTTGTGACATTAAAAATCTTCTTTCACGCTGGCACCGTCGTACATCATGTTACTGTATTGTGAGAACTGATGAATTAAAAAAAATTTACCATGTCTAATTTGCCAATCTATATGTTTAATGTTGAGACCTTATCTTAATGTATCTAGTTAATGTTCAATTGTTTTTTTCAGGTTCCATTAGGTCCATATTACCCTCCTGGAATCGCTTTTCATCATTTTCCAACTCCTCCTGTGAATCATCCTATGTACAGGGGAGCAGATGTACCGGGACATCAAGAACTGCCCTCCGATGAATACCCAGAGAGACCTGGCCAACTTGAATGTCAACATTTTGTTAAAAGTGGGTTTTGTAAATTCAAGGCCAAGTGCAAGTATCACCATCCAAGGTCACTTGTGCCTCCACCAACAGCCGGAGCTCTTAGTCCTCTCGGCTTGCCACTCAGATCTGTAAGTTGTTTGGTTTGTTCTTTTTGTTTTATTAAGTTGTGTTAGAcaatacaatgcaaggtgcttgtaAAAATAAACCAGTTTTTGCTTAAGCACTAGACTAGTGCTTGTTCTATAGAGGTTAATTAAGCATCTGTGCTATACAAACAAGGACCGGTGCCTAAGAAAAACCTGGTTTGTTTTCACAAGCACTGTTCTAAACACCTTGCATGGTACATGGCCTTGTTATGTTTAGATAAAGATGAGAAATCTGTGATATTTCGATGTAGTTTCGGAAGGACAGAAAATATGATTTTGACATTTAGTGGAGCATGTTAATTCTGAATTTCATAGTTATAACTTATTTTTGCCTTTTTGGGCAACATTGTTATATTAATTTTGTAGGTTTGTATTTGTTTCGTCTGATCTGGCCTCTGGATTTGCAGGATCAGCCCGTGTGCACATACTATGAACGCTATGGAGTCTGCAAGTTTGGGCCAGCTTGCATGTACAATCACCCTTTTAATTTTGGTCATCCTGTATCCGCAGCAGGGCCACCTCTCTCTGCTCAATACCTCACTTCAGGAAACTACACGGTCTAGCAAGCAGGGCCGATTTTTTTCTGTGGTCACCATGATGCTTGGAATAACACTTCCACTTGTAAAATAGCGCAGCTGAAAGTTGCAGGGTTTTCATGTTGACGATAGAGATCTGGTTTGCAAGTCAGCAACGAAGTTGCATGAAGTTGGGTGCATAGCAGCTGGGATTCGTAGAAACTAAACAGGTTTCGATACATACACTGCTGCCCCTTTATATTTTAGAGCACTTGACGGTTCGTACACAATTGTTGCTTCACTCAAGCCCACTTTTTCATCTCAACTGTTCTGCGTTTACAATTTTATATTACTAGTTAGCGTGCATGTATTCCTAATCATCCTAATCAATTTAAAAAGCAAATGTTTAAACAATGTAAGCAAAACTACTCTAGCGATGCACTAGTAATATTACAAAATCAACAGATGATAATAATGTACTAATAATAAACTAACGATTTTCATTTACACATGAATGATGAATTTATTTGTTGTATTGAGTGGAGGAGATTCCTTGTGGGGAGGAGTCACTAACATATCGAAGCTTTTGTGAGACACTGCTGCATTTTATTGCTCTAGTATTTTTTACAAGGATGCTTCCGGTTCCAGTTAATGGAATTTGGCCACTGGGCGAGCCTAGAATTTCAAACAATTGGAAAAGCCTGTCAATCGTAAGTAAAAAAAAATGTCTTTTTTGTCACAAGCATATGACTCATCATGAAAAAGATAAATGGGAACATCGTGTGCTAGATCTTTTCAAAGAACAGAATTTTTTAAATGTTTTGATAAAACTATTTTATTTCTACAGCTACATATATATGTTCTCTACATGTCTAAAAATTTCATTAGACAATACAC
It encodes:
- the LOC119302322 gene encoding zinc finger CCCH domain-containing protein 65-like isoform X4; amino-acid sequence: MADADAKAPPKSNLDADLIASISPSSNSSGARNAVAIESQFADLAISDELPKPSGWGDDAVLGIAGSDEITGEITGGKVQPVATADSRPRFPQRHAEPDCTYYLKFGTCRFGMKCKFNHPARKKKNRVKASGSSSSGSNDISNKAFPPDDDQKGRMEAMQLKIADETEKGFYLKKFKETEQKVAKEKRKETVSEGSAQEECKYYSTPGGCKFGESCRYLHYEGKERKTEVAKVELNFLGLPLRPGGKECPYYMRIGSCKFATNCRFHHPDPSNVVSRDPMLEHENGDIPQQNVQASSQLNVPVWSADQRALNEHCAPFLAPASSYSAGMIPPRGMYPSPEWSGYHQVPLGPYYPPGIAFHHFPTPPVNHPMYRGADVPGHQELPSDEYPERPGQLECQHFVKSGFCKFKAKCKYHHPRSLVPPPTAGALSPLGLPLRSDQPVCTYYERYGVCKFGPACMYNHPFNFGHPVSAAGPPLSAQYLTSGNYTV
- the LOC119302322 gene encoding zinc finger CCCH domain-containing protein 65-like isoform X5, with the protein product MADADAKAPPKSNLDADLIASISPSSNSSGARNAVAIESQFADLAISDELPKPSGWGDDAVLGIAGSDEITGEITGGKVQPVATADSRPRFPQRHAEPDCTYYLKFGTCRFGMKCKFNHPARKKKNRVKASGSSSSGSNDISNKAFPPDDDQGRMEAMQLKIADETEKGFYLKKFKETEQKVAKEKRKETVSEGSAQEECKYYSTPGGCKFGESCRYLHYEGKERKTEVAKVELNFLGLPLRPGGKECPYYMRIGSCKFATNCRFHHPDPSNVVSRDPMLEHENGDIPQQNVQASSQLNVPVWSADQRALNEHCAPFLAPASSYSAGMIPPRGMYPSPEWSGYHQVPLGPYYPPGIAFHHFPTPPVNHPMYRGADVPGHQELPSDEYPERPGQLECQHFVKSGFCKFKAKCKYHHPRSLVPPPTAGALSPLGLPLRSDQPVCTYYERYGVCKFGPACMYNHPFNFGHPVSAAGPPLSAQYLTSGNYTV